Genomic DNA from Solanum dulcamara chromosome 4, daSolDulc1.2, whole genome shotgun sequence:
aaaatcaagtaAATAGTCATACCAACATTCAATTCCCTTTAATATCTATACATTACAAAAACTATTTCAATTCAAAGTGGTAATTAAGAAGTACCCTTCTCTATTTAATTTCAAGATTCTTACCATATCTcaacttttaaaataaagaatggAGCAAATAAATGCACATATTCTTTCTTTTACATTACATACGTCAATTGAAAGTGGTAAGAAGCACCCTTCTATTTAATTTCAAGATTCTTACAATATGTACCCTTTTAAAtgaagaattaaaagagttaaaataACTATAACAAATATTCAATATAATCCACAAGTGTAATTTAGGGAGAATATAGAAAagccttttatttttattttttttccttttattatgTTGTATCTTGTGTTGGTTCATACATAATAATCTTTTATATAgctttaatttaataatttcgAGAAAAGGTTAAAAGGGCAAGTAAATCTAGTTCAATATGTAAATCCATCTCAAAGATCAAATTTTTTCCAAGTAGTATTTGGTttctaaattcaaaaaaatccaGTAGAGGAGAGTGGAGGATCTGTGAAAAGATTTCTGTTTGGGAAAAACTGGAGAGGGGAAGTTCAGCTTTTTTCTGATCATAAGAATTTGATTTTACATGTGAGAATGTCAGGTAAAAGCAtagtcaaaaaaagaaaaattccaaACACAGTctgggatttttttttttctttttctctgttTATTTCATTGAGTAGTcttgttgaaaaaaaaaacaaaaaaacagcCTTTTCCAGAAACACTGAGTTGTTGTTACTTTACTTGAACCCGTCACAATCTTACTAGTATGTATATCTATCtgtattttttcctttatttttatacagatctttaaaaagtatttttaaattttgtttatgtctttaatctttattttagtGATAGTGAAATGAGTCTTGATTAGTCAGCTTTTTGTCTCCTCCTCCCTCTTTCACTCTCTatcaaattctttatttttatttactgcTACATTCCCTATTTTTGTCTCTCATTTAGAGGGACCCCTCATCCCTTTCTTCACCATTTTAAGAAGTCTGGGTTCCTTGTTGTGTGCAGCAAAAATGCATCTTGTATACATAACTCTCAGATCAAATCAACACGCTGAGAAGAAGATTTTGAATCAATTCTTGATATAGTTTTGTGTCTTTCTTGGCCGATTAGTTGAGGTATGTTGCTTTTTCAGCTCAAGTTACATGTTTTTTCTGCCTTTTTTTGGTGTGCCCAAATTCTGAAAGTCCCTATTTCTGTTGTTTGTAGTTAAAAATCGAATCTTTGTGCATAAATCAGAGAGAGAAGAAAAGGGGTTAGAAGAAAACCCAAAGTTGTGGAAGAATAAAAGATCTTTTTTGGTTAAAACATGAGAGATTTTCCTTCTTGTTTTGGGGAAACTGGGGTTCAAGTAGCTGATTTTTCATCATCAGGTGCTAATAAGGCTGCTCAGAATTTGGTAACTTGTGTTTATCAGTGTAAATTGCGTGGGAAATCTTGTTTGCTTAATGTTACATGGAGTAAAAATTTGATGGGTCAAGGTCTTACTGTTGGGATTGATGATAATACAAATCAGTGTCTCTGTAAGGTTGATATTAAGCCCTGGTTGTTTTCGAAGAAGAAAGGGTCAAAGACTTTAGAAGCATATTCTAGGAAAATTGATGTATGTTGGGACCTTTCCTCAGCAAAGTTTGGATCTGGTCCCGAGCCATTGGAAGGATTCTATGTGTGTGTTGTTTCCGAAAGGCAAATGATTTTGCTCCTTGGTGATATGAGAAAAGAAGCTATCAAGAAAACAATTGCCACCCCTGCTGCTTCTAGTGCTGTTATTATTGCTAAGAAGGAGCATATATTTGGCAAGAAGGTATTTAGCACTAAGGCTCAGTTTTGTGATAATGGCCGAATCCATGATCTCGTGATTGAATGTGATACCAGTGGCACAAGCGACCCATGCCTTGTCATCCGCGTGGACAGTAAGCCAATGATGCAGGTAAAGAGGCTAAAGTGGAAGTTCCGCGGTAACCATACTATTTTGGTTGATGGCCTTGGTGTAGAAGTGTTTTGGGATGTCCATAACTGGCTTTTTAGCACACCAGTTGGAAATGCTGTCTTCATGTTCAAGACCAACATTTCAGCTGAGAAATTATGGGCAACACAGCCCATCTGCGATCCCCAAACACTACATTGGTCTTGGTCACAGAGATTCAGAGAGGCCCAGTCGCATAATCTTGGTTTCTCACTCTTTTTATATGCTTGGAAAAACGAATAGTCAATTTGATTGGATTCAACCTTGAGTTTCTAACATATACTTTAGCGAGCTGTGATTTATTGACTATGAaattcaattatactttcattttaaatagttAATTTGTTCTTTGTGTATGTTTCGGTGCTCAAGCTGAGAGCCGAGACAAATATAGACATTTTTACCTGTTTGGTTGTAAATTGTTCAATTATagttccttttattttcttttccaatTTCCATGGAGAAgaatatgaaatatatatgtTCTTGGTCAAAGGCTTCCTCTTGCTGATGTCTTTGTGTGGCTGAGATTGATCTAAGAAACATTAACAAGCAAATTGGTATCTGCCTTGTTTCAATAAACTCTTCACTTGTCTAATCCTTGATGCAGGTAGAATATACCTTATCCCAGTCCGATATATATGGTTATAGCTTGCATACTTATGATGTGCACATATGTTGTTTTAACACGTCAACTTTGATATGACCAATTCCATGCAGGTGGTTCAACTGCAAATGAAAGTTGATGGACTCAGACTCTGTAGGAATGGTCTCAACATATGCTGTTTGCGGCAGACTATGTGATATAAATGCATCATAGGAGCTTGCATACTTATGATGTGCACATATGCTGTTTTAACACGTCAACTTTGATATGACCAATTCCATGCAGGTGGTTCAACTGCAAATGAAAGTTGATGGACTCAGACTCTGTAGGAATGGTCTCAACATATGCTGTTTGCGGCAGACTATGTAATATAAATGCATCATAGGAGCAAATAGTTTCTTTGATCCTCGATGCAATGTAAGGATTGGTATGTGCTGTATCTTGTTAGTCTTTTGTGTATTTGAGGTGTAGATGGATTGTGACAGTTGACATTGCTGCATTGAGATTTAAGGGAGTTTGGGGGTCTGAATACTGCTAGCTGTCTACCTGATGCTAAATCCATATCTCCACATTCCATAGTTGAAAAAGCTTAACATACCCCACTTCTCTTGGACACTATATATGTCCACTTATCCATGGGAAGCACCAAAAatctttaacagatgcaatctGCCCCTGCCAGCTATTACACAAGCATTCCCAACTAGattttgtcttttttatttttttttttcttttttcgttTATCCCAGACTTTCGTTTCACCTATGTGTAGCTGAAGCCATAGGTTGTTTTTTCCCCATAAATCCCACTTTGTTCTTCAATGGCGTGGTTCTTCCTTTCCCGTCCTTTCAGTTTTATCATAACCCTCTCAAGGCATGGCAGCGTGGGATCTCTGCAACTGCTTTTGTCTGAGAAATTAATATTTTGCTTTCTAATTCTGATGTTGGTAGACGGTAGTTAATGTTTCTTTTGATAATAGGTGACTTGCATATTTCTTGATTGCTACATGATAGGAGTTACCAGAAACATCTTATGCGAAGTATGAGAAGATGTAATTCATAGCTATATTTTGTAATATACTTCATGCATCAGTTGTTATCTCATCGAAAATTCCATTCAACTTCTAAAAAGTTATTTCTTTCATAtggttcattattttttttcttaggttaattttttgatgatggtgtgtcCACTCATCTCTCATTCACCTCAACTGATCAGTCATCTCGATGAAAAACCTTATTCCCCATCGTCTCACTAGCCGACCTTGACCCCTGTTATTtggtttttatttattaccgaGAAATCCGTCCTCAACCTTCGAAACTTGGCGATAATGGGCCCGCCCCTCTACCCTACTCCATTTCAAGTACCAGGCTTAGTTCACAGTACGCAGAGCTCGAACATGTGACCTAAGTCACAAGTCCCTCAACTTTTGCCACTTGAACTAAGCCTTGGGTGCTTGATATTGACCCCTGTTATTTTGAGGTCACATCTAGTAGTTAGAGTTTGCCTTGACATGGTATCACTCAGTTTGCTATTACCCATAAGGAAGGTGCCAAGTAAACCTGCCTACTAAGGTTGGAGCACATATTTCACACACTTTTAAGTGTTGTAACTAGACATGGACTGGGATCTCCAGGTTGGTACTCTGTCGCAACCACACCACTCAGTCAGTCCCTCAGATACTCCACAAGGTCCGTTTACGTTTCTATGTTATTGCTTATTCGACCCTAGCCCTTCTCGATGTAACCTGAATTCACTCTGTGATAGACAGCTGAAGCACAAACATCCTCTTAGATTCAGGCCTCCAATATACTGAAGCGGGAAATATTGCATTTATGATATTTCCTCAAGTGTTTTTACAAGTCTTAGAATTTGATCTAATCCACTATCATCAATGCCAATGTAAGATCTCTTTCCATCTCTCAGGAGGAATTATCCAGGGTATTTCTGTAATGACTTTGCATGGTCAAGAGAGAAGCTGAAGGGTTGAGTTGAGTTGTTGACAGCTCTTTCACAAACTTGGATCTATTTAACTCATAATGAGCTTGTTTAATGACCCCATAAGCTAATCTTCTGTTGCTTTATTGGCGCTACAAGGACAGCAGTTTCCAATCTTATGTATCAATTTGGAATTCTAGCTTCTTGCTTGTTTTATATTGTTTATACTAGGCAGGCAGTATCATGTTTTTTTATGAGTCAGCACCGCAATAAACCACTGTTGATCAAAGGAGTGAAGGGTGTAGGGACAACTCACAGTTGGGCATTCTTTTGTCACTTGTAGACTATTTATATGCCTCTGCTATCATCCATCAGATTAATGCACGAGTCAATTTCATCTTTAGCTCATGctttaaatttctaaaattgTAGGACCAGTAAGTTTTAAACATAGACCTTAAAGATTCTCATTGTGTCTCATACCTGGAGCCCTGGAATGTTGTAATTGAAATCTTTAGCGGAAACCTCCTCTCTACCTTCataaggtaggggtaaggctgcgtacacaTCAACCTTCCCATACCTCCCCAtatcccacttgtgggattacattgggtGTGCTGCTGTTGTTGTTTGCTTGCATCACCTATGTTTTGGATTCTTCTGGGATTTGCTTATGTTTTGGATTCT
This window encodes:
- the LOC129886300 gene encoding uncharacterized protein LOC129886300; this translates as MRDFPSCFGETGVQVADFSSSGANKAAQNLVTCVYQCKLRGKSCLLNVTWSKNLMGQGLTVGIDDNTNQCLCKVDIKPWLFSKKKGSKTLEAYSRKIDVCWDLSSAKFGSGPEPLEGFYVCVVSERQMILLLGDMRKEAIKKTIATPAASSAVIIAKKEHIFGKKVFSTKAQFCDNGRIHDLVIECDTSGTSDPCLVIRVDSKPMMQVKRLKWKFRGNHTILVDGLGVEVFWDVHNWLFSTPVGNAVFMFKTNISAEKLWATQPICDPQTLHWSWSQRFREAQSHNLGFSLFLYAWKNE